In Parabacteroides timonensis, the genomic stretch ATAAAGAACGAAAACAATTGTTTAATGAGGCAATAGATACTTACTATGTAATGAAAGAGGTTTACGAAAAAGCAGGCTATACATTAATAGAAATACCTAAACTACCGGTAATGGAGAGAAGGAATTTTGTTATTAATTGTATAAGAGTATCCTAATTATTCTATATAGAGAGTCTTTTTAATGGGATTTGTTGTCAATTGGAATATATTCGGTTCAATTTGGAACATTAAGAAAGAAGAATCTGTTATAATTTTGCGGAGTCTTAACGAGAGAGTTAAATAAAAGGTGATGGGGAAGAAGATTGTTTTTATTCTGACATTTGTAATGATAGCATTAGCTTCAAAGGGTCAGAACACTATAATAAATGGAGTTGTAACGGACTCAATAACTGGAGAATCGTTACCGTATGTTTCAGTTATACTTAAAGGTACAACGATAGGGGCGACAACTGATGATGATGGTAAGTTTACATTAACGACATCGTCTAATGCCCGTACTTTATCGATATCCTATCTGGGATATGAAGAAAAAGAGTTTAAAGTAGCTGTTGGGAAGAAGAATTACTTCAAGGTGGCTCTGGCTCCTTCCAGTATCGCTCTTAACGAAGTTATCGTCAAACCGAAAAAGGAGAAATACAGCAAGAAAGAAAATCCTGCTGTTACTTTCGTGAAAAATGTTATCGATTCACGGGAAAGTAATAATCCGCGTAATCATGATTACTTCAGCTACAGCCAGTATGAAAAGATGGTGTTTGCCATGAACGATTACCACCCGAAGCCCAAAAAGGAAAACGGGAAAGGTGGTAAGTTTGACTTTTTGGTTGATTACATCGACACATTGGATGTCGGTAAAACAATCCTTCCTGTATCGGAAAAGGAGAAAGTGGAAGGTGTCTTTTATCGTAAAGATCCTAAATCAGAAAAGCGGGTTGTACTGGGAGCAAAGGCTGCCGGGGTGGACGAGATTTTCTCCCGTGATGGTATGCAGCAATTCCTCGGCGAAGTATTTCGTGAAGTGGATATCTTCAAAAACGACATACCTCTTTTCCTTCAACGTTTCGTGAGTCCGCTTTCTACAATGGGGCCGAACTTCTACAAATATTATTTGCTGGATACTGTTCAGGTAAACGGAAAGCAATGTGTCGACCTCGGCTTTGTACCGTTTGTTTCGGAAGGTTTCGGTTTTACCGGCCACCTCTTCGTTACACTCGACTCCACTTTCTTTGTTCAGAAGGCAATCCTGAATGTTCCAAAGAATATTAACCTGAACTTTGTCAGTGGAATGACCATCGAACAGACATTCCAACGGACAGAAGACGGCACACGTATTATTACCAAAGACGACATAAATGTAGACTTCAAACTGACGGAGAAATCAAAAGGTATGTATGCCCGCAGATTGAACATATATAGCGATCATTCATTCCTGCCTCCCGAAAATCAGGATATATTCAAAGAAAGTGCACCGATAATCACTTTGCAGGATGCTTACAAGCAACCGGATGACTTCTGGGATCTGAATCGCCCGGAAGAAGCAGGAGCACGTAAACAAAACACCGTTGAAAAGTTGATGGCGAAGTTACGTTCGGTTCCCATCTTTTATGTAACTGAAAAGATCATAACCATTCTGACATCAGGATACATTGGAACTAGCACTGATCCTGTAAAGAATAAGTTTGAATTTGGACCTGCCAATACCTTTATCAGTGGTAACGCCATTGAAGGAGCTCGTTTCCGTGTAGGAGGAACTACCACTACCGCATTCAGCAAACGTCTTTTCCTTGAAGGATATGCTGCATACGGAACTACGGACAGAAAACTGAAATATGACGGATTAATTGAATATTCCTTTAATGATAAAAAGGAATACCGTAAGGAGTTCCCGGTTAACTCAATCCGGTTACAGTATACTTATGATATCAATCAGTTGGGACAACAATATATGTATACTAACAAGGATAATATTTTCCTTGCCTGGAAACGACAGAGAGATACCCGTGCTACTTATCTGAGAAATGCGGAACTGGCTTATTACCGGGAACATTATAATGGTATCGCTTATGGTGTGACCTTTCGTAACAAAAAAGAAATCGCAACAGATTATGCTGTTTTTGACAGAATCGAGGCCGATGGTCATATCTCTCCAATCAAGTCCTATTCGATGACAGAGATGGAGTTTAAATTCCGCTTTGCCCCGAACGAGAAGTTCTATCAGACACGTAACTATCGATATCCGATCACTTTCGATGCCCCGATACTTACATTAAATCATATTACTGCCAGAAAAGGTGTGTTGGGAGCTGATTATACATACAATCGTACAGACATCGGCATTCAGAAACGTTTCTGGTTTTCCGCTTTCGGATATGTAGACATTATCGGTAAAGCAGGTAAGGTGTGGGATAAAGTACCTTATCCATTGCTGATTTTACCGAATGCCAACTTGTCTTATACCATTCAGCCGGAATCATATACCAATATGAATGCGATGGAGTTTATCAGTGATGAATACGCTTCATGGGATGTAACCTATTTTATGAACGGGCTTATCTTAAACCGCCTCCCATTAATCAAAAAGTTGAAATGGAGAGAAGTGCTATCATTCCGTGGAATGTGGGGGAACCTGACAGATAAAAACAATCCTTATTACGGTGGCAAAGATCTGTATCTGTTCCCAGAAGGTTCATATACTTTAGGTAATACTCCATATATGGAAGCCGGAGTTGGTATTGAAAATATCTTTAAGTTCCTTCGTCTTGATTATGTATGGCGTTTGACTTATCGCGATAATCCGGGTATACAGACAAAAGGTATTCGCTTCTCAATGAAACTATCATTCTAATATAAAGACTCTGCCATGCCCGTGGCAGAGTTTTGCCATGCCCGTGGCAAAGACTCTTTCTCTTATCAAAATGCTTCCGTCATATTCATATAAACCTGAACTCCATCCAGACCAGGTTCTTTTCCGATATCCAGTCTGAAGTTTTTACCTGGCTGCATCTGAACACGTAATCCGGCACCGAAATTCAGTTTCCACTTATTCCAGTCAAAAGGGGTATTTCCAATTGTTCCGGTCCCCATCCAGGCTACAAAACCACATTTCGCCCAAAAGTTACCGCTACTGTATTTTGCCGGAGAACCGAACATATGCCGATATTCGAGGATACCATAGGCCATCGATTTATCTCTGTATTTACCCCAATAGTATCCACGCAGGTCGAATGGTGAACCGAAGGAAGGTAATTCGGAGTAGGGGACATCCCCCATACCTATCTGACTCTTAGCAATCCACGCCAAGGTACTTCGGGGACGAAAGACATTTACAAAGTGACGGTATTCGAGTTCCAGTATCTCGTAATTATATGCTCCTCCAAGATACTTCCCGAATGCTTTAATATTTCCACTGAGCAATACACCCTTTGTCGGGGTTGCCACATCGTTCCTCGTATCGTACTGAATTAAACCTCCGATACCTACATTCAGATATTTCAATTTGAACTCATTGAAATAAGGATCTTTTTCCATTACCGGATTTATATCGGATGCTTTCGTATAGTTGATATCAAACAAACCTCCCAAGTAAAAGTGCGGTCGTACTTCCCAGACAAAACGGGGATAGAGTTGGAAATAACTTCTGTGATAACGGGTAGTCGAGTCACTTCTATCCACATGATCGATCGTTTCGTATCCTTTCCCATAATAATGGGCAGGCTCATTCCTGTATCCATAGCTGGCATAAATACGGAATTTATTCTGATTGAAAAAGAAAGTACCGGCACCGGCAACAACGATTGTTCCATTTAAAGAAAGGTTTATACCGGCAGGTAAGAAAGATCGTTGGGAAATCGTATCGTTTTTATTGAGTCTGAAGCTAGCTAATACAGCACCGCCAACGCCTAAAGAAGCTTCAGGGGTATAAGAAGGACCGCCCAGGACGGACCACCATATTTTTTTCTGTGCACGAATGGAATCTTTGCGCAACTGTTTATAATAGCGCTTCAACTGTTTATCGTTTAGTTGCTCTCCATCAATAATAACAACCTCTTTAGAGACAGTATCGGATGGCGTTATATTCTGTGCCTTTCCGGCCAAAGCAGAAACAGACAGGATCACTCCTGCGAAAACTATTACATGTTTAAACATCGACTGTTTTGTGTTTTAGGTTGCAAAAGTATGAAAAAGAAAACACATAAACAGCTTTTTTTGTTTACAGCCTTTGGAATACTTAAGGTTTCTGCACAGGAATTTTCAACCAGAACAAGGAACCTTCTCCTACACAGGATTCTACGCCTATACTTCCTCCGAATTTCTCTGCAATCATTGCGCAAATAGGAAGTCCGAGGCCTGTACCTTGTGCGAAGGTATTCAACTTTACGAAACGATCGAAGATCTGGTCTTTCTTATCTTCCGGTATGCCTATTCCGGTATCTTTTACATAAAAGCGAATCTCAGCGGCGGATTCATCCATCGTGTATCCGAATAGAATAGAGCCTTTCTCTGTGAATTTTAAAGCATTGGTAAGGAAATTGATTATTACCTGCGTCAGACGGCTTCGGTCTGTATTGATCACACATTGGGGTAACTTTTGGTCGAAAGATATAAGGATTGCATCCGATGTGTTTTTCAGCTTTATCTGATGGCAGATATCTTCCATCAATTCATTTATATCCACTTGATCGTATGTGAAGTCCAGTGAGCCTGATTCTATTTTTGCCATATCGATAATATCATTAATCAGTTGAAGCAAAAGATCATTATTCATCGATATGATATGGATGAATTCTTCTTTTTCCGAAGGATCATCTGTTTCTGTCAATAAGCTAGAAAAACCAACTATTGCATTTAACGGAGTACGGATCTCATGACTCATATTGGCCAGAAAAGCGGATTTCAGGCGATTGGCTTCGTCTGCTTTTTTAACCTCATACATCAGGTGTTCAATCCTCTTTTTATCAGAAATATCTTCGATTTTCATCAATCCTCCCAAGACATTGGTTTCGGTATCGTCAAATATCGGAATAGCACTGATTTCAACCGTAGTGTCTCCCTCTGAAAATTCATGGCGTACCGGTTCTTTCTTAGTCATGGCCTCACTCAAGGCGCAACGGGGGCATGGCTCTTTTCTCCCCATAACAGTTTCATAACAGACTTTTCCGGGAGTGTATCTGCGACCTTTGGCCAGTTCTTTCAGGTTAGCAGTAGATTCCCATTGTACTTTATAATCTTTATCTGTATAGATCAGGCCGAAGTTGATACTGTTAAGTACCATATTCTGGGTTTTAGCCGCATTTTCCAATTCTTCTTTTGCCTGAAGGAGTTTTTTTTCATATTCCTTCATTTGTGTAATCTCCCAGCGAACAATCAGAAGCCAACGGTTCCCTTCGTGAGAGATGATCGATTTATTAACTATTGTATTATGTAATACACCATCAGTAGTTACATAGTCCTCTTCAGCCCGGTAATTCTGTCCTTTACTTACCAGTTCTTCATCTATCCGGCGATATTTCATACCTCGTTCGGGACCATAAAGTTCCATGTCCGATTGTCCCAACACCTCTTCCCGCCTGATACCCGATTGTACTTCAGCCTCTTTATTCCAGTAGGCATATTTATAATCGTCGTCTATATTCTTTACAAAAACAGGGAAAGGAAGATTATCTAAAATATCCAGACTAAAAGAATGTGTGTCGGTTTTATAAGTCTTATTTTCACGAATGAGTTTTTGATTTTTAGATATTAGTAAGACTATTATAATTGATAAAACCAGAAACACCGGGATACAGATGGCCATATCCGAGGTTAGCATCAAGATTATAAAGTTTATCACGATGAGTATTCCCATATCTGTATTATTACTTTACCCTTTACAAATCTTCGCAAATGTATCATTTATATTTCAATTAATTTCCGAATACTGTTGAATTTCATAATAATTTTCTATTCTACCTCTATTTCTTAACAGAATAAGCGGCCGAGTCTCCTTGTTATCTGAGAAAATAACTTTACTTTTGAAGATGTAAACAGAGAAGGAGTAAGTATGAAGAAAGTAGCTGTTCTGATAACCATTTTGTTGATATTCTTACAACCGGTTAATGCGCAGAAAGTTGGATTGGTTTTAAGTGGAGGAGGAGCAAAAGGTGCTGCACATATAGGAGTCATTAAGGCACTTGAAGAGAATGGTATACCTATCGATTATATAGCCGGTACATCC encodes the following:
- a CDS encoding DUF5686 and carboxypeptidase-like regulatory domain-containing protein — protein: MGKKIVFILTFVMIALASKGQNTIINGVVTDSITGESLPYVSVILKGTTIGATTDDDGKFTLTTSSNARTLSISYLGYEEKEFKVAVGKKNYFKVALAPSSIALNEVIVKPKKEKYSKKENPAVTFVKNVIDSRESNNPRNHDYFSYSQYEKMVFAMNDYHPKPKKENGKGGKFDFLVDYIDTLDVGKTILPVSEKEKVEGVFYRKDPKSEKRVVLGAKAAGVDEIFSRDGMQQFLGEVFREVDIFKNDIPLFLQRFVSPLSTMGPNFYKYYLLDTVQVNGKQCVDLGFVPFVSEGFGFTGHLFVTLDSTFFVQKAILNVPKNINLNFVSGMTIEQTFQRTEDGTRIITKDDINVDFKLTEKSKGMYARRLNIYSDHSFLPPENQDIFKESAPIITLQDAYKQPDDFWDLNRPEEAGARKQNTVEKLMAKLRSVPIFYVTEKIITILTSGYIGTSTDPVKNKFEFGPANTFISGNAIEGARFRVGGTTTTAFSKRLFLEGYAAYGTTDRKLKYDGLIEYSFNDKKEYRKEFPVNSIRLQYTYDINQLGQQYMYTNKDNIFLAWKRQRDTRATYLRNAELAYYREHYNGIAYGVTFRNKKEIATDYAVFDRIEADGHISPIKSYSMTEMEFKFRFAPNEKFYQTRNYRYPITFDAPILTLNHITARKGVLGADYTYNRTDIGIQKRFWFSAFGYVDIIGKAGKVWDKVPYPLLILPNANLSYTIQPESYTNMNAMEFISDEYASWDVTYFMNGLILNRLPLIKKLKWREVLSFRGMWGNLTDKNNPYYGGKDLYLFPEGSYTLGNTPYMEAGVGIENIFKFLRLDYVWRLTYRDNPGIQTKGIRFSMKLSF
- a CDS encoding BamA/TamA family outer membrane protein, producing the protein MFKHVIVFAGVILSVSALAGKAQNITPSDTVSKEVVIIDGEQLNDKQLKRYYKQLRKDSIRAQKKIWWSVLGGPSYTPEASLGVGGAVLASFRLNKNDTISQRSFLPAGINLSLNGTIVVAGAGTFFFNQNKFRIYASYGYRNEPAHYYGKGYETIDHVDRSDSTTRYHRSYFQLYPRFVWEVRPHFYLGGLFDINYTKASDINPVMEKDPYFNEFKLKYLNVGIGGLIQYDTRNDVATPTKGVLLSGNIKAFGKYLGGAYNYEILELEYRHFVNVFRPRSTLAWIAKSQIGMGDVPYSELPSFGSPFDLRGYYWGKYRDKSMAYGILEYRHMFGSPAKYSSGNFWAKCGFVAWMGTGTIGNTPFDWNKWKLNFGAGLRVQMQPGKNFRLDIGKEPGLDGVQVYMNMTEAF
- a CDS encoding PAS domain-containing sensor histidine kinase, with the translated sequence MGILIVINFIILMLTSDMAICIPVFLVLSIIIVLLISKNQKLIRENKTYKTDTHSFSLDILDNLPFPVFVKNIDDDYKYAYWNKEAEVQSGIRREEVLGQSDMELYGPERGMKYRRIDEELVSKGQNYRAEEDYVTTDGVLHNTIVNKSIISHEGNRWLLIVRWEITQMKEYEKKLLQAKEELENAAKTQNMVLNSINFGLIYTDKDYKVQWESTANLKELAKGRRYTPGKVCYETVMGRKEPCPRCALSEAMTKKEPVRHEFSEGDTTVEISAIPIFDDTETNVLGGLMKIEDISDKKRIEHLMYEVKKADEANRLKSAFLANMSHEIRTPLNAIVGFSSLLTETDDPSEKEEFIHIISMNNDLLLQLINDIIDMAKIESGSLDFTYDQVDINELMEDICHQIKLKNTSDAILISFDQKLPQCVINTDRSRLTQVIINFLTNALKFTEKGSILFGYTMDESAAEIRFYVKDTGIGIPEDKKDQIFDRFVKLNTFAQGTGLGLPICAMIAEKFGGSIGVESCVGEGSLFWLKIPVQKP